A window of Vigna unguiculata cultivar IT97K-499-35 chromosome 4, ASM411807v1, whole genome shotgun sequence contains these coding sequences:
- the LOC114182626 gene encoding uncharacterized protein LOC114182626, with protein sequence MEFFQKAKVVRLRSYHDKYMLADENQENVFQDRNGCYNNAKWEVEMIENSNFIRLKSCYGKYLTASNMPFLLRGTGKKVLQSLPSRLNSAMEWEPIREGVQVRLRTRYGQYLRGNGGLPPWRNTITHDVPHRTATANWVLWDVDIVELRPKNQPKPRPRPTPITPPISRSLNPTPLCLSPSSSSPSDMDSLVKIDLRSPTTPEPEDSQECLSPVKEGRVIFYNVGNENGDVDDAKKESYFIFKGSCVNELKDKLKEETGLDDVLVCCRNPVTAKLYPLRLQLPPNTCDMHVVLVPSSFQEQ encoded by the exons ATGGAGTTCTTCCAAAAGGCGAAAGTGGTGCGTTTGAGAAGCTACCATGACAAGTACATGTTGGCCGATGAGAATCAAGAAAACGTGTTCCAAGACCGTAACGGTTGCTACAATAACGCTAAATGGGAAGTGGAGATGATAGAAAACTCAAATTTCATAAGATTGAAAAGTTGCTACGGAAAATACTTAACAGCTTCAAACATGCCATTTCTATTGAGAGGAACGGGAAAAAAAGTGTTGCAGAGTTTGCCTTCTAGGTTGAATTCTGCTATGGAATGGGAACCCATAAGAGAAGGGGTGCAAGTGAGGTTAAGAACACGTTACGGACAATACCTTCGTGGCAATGGAGGATTGCCACCTTGGAGGAACACCATCACCCATGATGTTCCTCATCGAACGGCAACGGCAAACTGGGTTCTGTGGGACGTTGACATAGTGGAACTTCGACCTAAGAATCAACCGAAACCTAGACCAAGGCCAACACCTATTACACCACCCATTTCTCGTTCCTTGAATCCAACGCCACTGTGTCtttcaccttcttcttcttctccctcGGACATGGATTCATTGGTAAAGATTGATCTCCGATCTCCCACAACACCCGAG CCTGAAGATTCACAAGAGTGTTTATCACCTGTGAAAGAAGGAAGAGTTATATTTTACAATGTGGGTAACGAaaatggtgatgttgatgatgcaAAGAAAGAgtcatattttatctttaaaggAAGTTGTGTGAATGAACTAAAAGATaaattgaaagaagaaacagGACTTGATGATGTTCTTGTGTGTTGTCGCAATCCAGTCACAGCAAAACTTTATCCACTTCGTTTACAATTACCTCCTAATACTTGTGACATGCATGTAGTTCTTGTTCCTTCTTCATTCCAAG aGCAATGA